From a single Methyloterricola oryzae genomic region:
- a CDS encoding transposase domain-containing protein, with the protein HYLSDAQVPLDNNWLENRIRPVALGRRNWLFAGSLRAGQRAAAIMSLIQSAKLNGHDPYVYLKDVLTRLPTQPAHRIHELLPHRWQLETTPA; encoded by the coding sequence CCATTACCTCAGCGATGCGCAGGTCCCCCTGGACAATAACTGGTTGGAGAACCGCATCCGCCCGGTGGCCTTGGGGCGCCGCAATTGGCTATTCGCCGGAAGTCTGCGTGCCGGTCAGCGCGCGGCTGCCATCATGAGCCTGATCCAGTCGGCGAAACTCAATGGTCACGACCCCTACGTCTATTTGAAAGACGTGCTCACGCGACTTCCGACGCAACCCGCCCATCGGATTCATGAACTTCTGCCGCATCGCTGGCAGCTTGAAACCACTCCCGCTTAG
- a CDS encoding endonuclease/exonuclease/phosphatase family protein, with the protein MKRIILGLMGVMMVGMTLESSAMCLDPPCRPAPPDPDPTPVTDPTPMSVKAPATSFVIGTYNIQGGMNGAQEFDISRTASEILAELVWQDAGVVILQEVTKPDRPGLIDQLLDAPLLDGRSLRGIYPYNYARVDDLAILSKWPLANSWTVQTASVYTFWPYVAPRQTVYTVAAEIAGPNGNFIIYDVHLQNDGYGFWGDSIARPQDRLNESRDILDDIARRNSANLPVVVMGDMNDSEEDWSMWHFGLFLNGPIKSDAVNYDPHALHYSGGVIDYAFTSPGSQVEQLLTPNWLQASDHGPALLRWHK; encoded by the coding sequence ATGAAGCGCATTATTCTGGGCCTTATGGGTGTCATGATGGTGGGCATGACTCTTGAGTCGTCGGCTATGTGCCTTGATCCGCCCTGTCGCCCGGCGCCGCCCGACCCTGACCCTACCCCTGTTACGGATCCCACACCGATGTCCGTTAAAGCGCCGGCCACTTCTTTCGTAATCGGCACTTACAACATACAGGGCGGCATGAATGGGGCGCAGGAATTCGATATAAGCAGGACGGCATCGGAAATTTTGGCCGAACTCGTATGGCAGGATGCCGGCGTCGTCATTCTGCAGGAGGTGACCAAACCCGACCGACCGGGATTGATCGACCAATTGCTGGATGCACCGCTACTCGACGGACGATCCTTGCGGGGCATCTATCCGTACAATTACGCTAGGGTCGACGACCTCGCTATTTTGTCCAAATGGCCTCTGGCGAATTCCTGGACGGTTCAAACGGCCAGCGTGTATACCTTTTGGCCTTACGTCGCGCCCCGTCAGACTGTTTATACGGTCGCTGCCGAAATCGCCGGGCCGAACGGCAATTTCATCATCTACGACGTGCATCTACAAAACGACGGTTATGGATTTTGGGGCGATTCGATTGCCCGTCCGCAGGATCGTTTAAACGAAAGCCGCGACATATTGGACGACATCGCGCGGCGCAATTCTGCGAATCTACCGGTGGTCGTCATGGGAGACATGAACGACTCGGAAGAAGATTGGTCGATGTGGCATTTCGGCCTATTCCTGAATGGGCCGATTAAATCGGATGCCGTCAATTATGATCCTCATGCACTTCACTATTCGGGCGGCGTTATCGACTACGCATTCACCTCGCCGGGAAGCCAAGTCGAACAATTGCTGACGCCCAATTGGCTGCAGGCGTCGGATCACGGTCCGGCTTTGCTGCGGTGGCACAAGTAG